The Microcoleus sp. FACHB-68 region TCTCAATTGGATGGGGTAGAGTAGCAGCAATGAGTATACCAATTCTGAATGTCTTGAACCGTTACCTGTTTGAAGGCTTCTCTAATGGCTTCTTCCAAAGCTTGGTAGGTTCTCGCCCCCAGACTTTTTAGAATAGATTTAACTTTTGACCAAAAGTTTTCAATAGGTGAAAAGTCTGGTGAATAAGGAGGTAAGTAAACAACCTTTGCCCCAACTTTATGGATGGCATTGATAAGTTCGGGATTTTTATGGGATGTACAATTGTCTAAGACCACTGTCGCTCCTGGCCATAAATGGGGGATTAGTTTTCTAATTATAAAAGCTTCAAACGTTACGGCATCAAGAAATCCCAATATTGAGGCCCAGGCAACAATACCCTCTCGGGAAATTGCTCCAATAAGCGTGACATTTTTCCCTCGTTTTTGGGGACGAGTTCCATAAGCTCGTTGACCACGCAAAGCCCGCGCGTACAGTTGTACCATTGCCAGGTTGACTCCAGATTCGTCAACAAAAATTAATTCTTCAGGATTAATATTTTTCAGCGACGGCC contains the following coding sequences:
- a CDS encoding IS630 family transposase, yielding PSLKNINPEELIFVDESGVNLAMVQLYARALRGQRAYGTRPQKRGKNVTLIGAISREGIVAWASILGFLDAVTFEAFIIRKLIPHLWPGATVVLDNCTSHKNPELINAIHKVGAKVVYLPPYSPDFSPIENFWSKVKSILKSLGARTYQALEEAIREAFKQVTVQDIQNWYTHCCYSTPSN